The Vibrio echinoideorum genome includes a region encoding these proteins:
- a CDS encoding glycosyltransferase family 9 protein encodes MSLFKSAPKSLCVLRLSAIGDVCNTIAAIQSIQRYWPETKITWITGKLESQLLQSIDNVDVIVFDKKAGIKGYIQLWKSLKGRQFDALLHMQYALRASVAALGINAKYKLGFDALRSQDFQTLFTNIKVPSPTTMHVLDGLMAFTHTLGVPEARPTWALSYSKADKLWAQEQLSRSNKKLVIVPAASKGYKNWTVQGYVDVIIHARQSGWHVTLAGSPAKIEVELAQDIQKKLSAPCLNLVGKSSILEMLALIDNATMVIAPDTGPTHMANAMSTPVIGLYAHHNPDRTGPYNYQQYVVSAYEEAIQAEHNKPSDQLDWRTRVKDPLAMQRIPSKKVIDMFESVAKDLRL; translated from the coding sequence ATGTCTTTGTTCAAGTCCGCCCCAAAATCCCTTTGTGTCTTGCGCCTTTCTGCTATTGGCGATGTATGTAACACCATTGCAGCGATTCAGTCGATTCAGCGATACTGGCCTGAAACAAAGATAACTTGGATAACAGGCAAACTTGAGTCTCAACTCCTTCAATCTATAGACAACGTAGATGTCATAGTATTCGATAAAAAAGCGGGAATAAAAGGCTATATTCAGCTCTGGAAATCTTTGAAGGGTAGACAGTTTGATGCTCTCTTGCACATGCAATACGCCCTAAGAGCTAGCGTTGCGGCTCTAGGCATCAACGCCAAATATAAGTTAGGGTTTGATGCTTTACGTAGCCAAGACTTTCAGACTTTGTTCACCAATATAAAGGTTCCCTCCCCGACCACAATGCACGTTCTCGATGGTTTAATGGCTTTTACTCACACTTTAGGTGTGCCAGAAGCACGACCAACTTGGGCGTTAAGCTACAGCAAAGCAGACAAATTATGGGCACAAGAACAACTCTCTAGATCAAACAAAAAACTAGTTATTGTTCCCGCAGCGAGCAAAGGTTATAAGAATTGGACAGTGCAAGGTTACGTTGATGTCATTATCCATGCACGGCAATCAGGGTGGCATGTCACGTTAGCAGGAAGCCCTGCTAAAATTGAAGTCGAATTAGCTCAAGATATTCAAAAAAAATTAAGCGCACCCTGTCTAAACCTCGTTGGCAAAAGCAGCATACTTGAAATGTTAGCTCTCATTGACAACGCTACAATGGTAATAGCACCAGATACTGGACCGACTCATATGGCTAATGCTATGAGCACCCCAGTTATTGGTTTATATGCACACCATAACCCTGATAGAACTGGCCCATACAACTATCAACAGTATGTTGTTTCAGCGTATGAAGAAGCAATCCAAGCTGAGCATAATAAACCGTCAGATCAATTGGATTGGCGAACTCGTGTAAAAGATCCCCTTGCAATGCAGAGGATACCCAGTAAAAAAGTCATTGATATGTTTGAATCAGTGGCTAAAGATCTTCGTTTGTAA
- a CDS encoding glycosyltransferase family 2 protein: MAKPTLAVALIVKNETKHLRDCLETVHGWVDEIIILDSGSTDDTKGIALEYTDKFFVNEDWKGFGRQRQLAQQHVSSDFVLWLDADERVTPELKKEIIDVIETALPKTAYKINRLSDAFGKVIHHSGWSPDWVVRLYNIKDGRYNSALVHEKVILDNDITVQKLNGRLLHFTYDNLHHYINKTTGYLKAWTDEREGKKKASLSTALLHALGCFVKMYIIKRGFLDGKHGFILAWLATHSTFIKYIDLYLRSEQKK; the protein is encoded by the coding sequence GTGGCGAAACCAACCCTTGCAGTTGCACTTATTGTAAAAAATGAAACCAAGCACCTTCGAGATTGCTTAGAGACGGTTCACGGCTGGGTTGATGAAATTATCATTCTGGACTCAGGAAGCACGGACGATACTAAAGGTATAGCCCTTGAATATACTGACAAGTTCTTTGTAAATGAAGACTGGAAAGGGTTTGGTCGACAGCGTCAATTAGCTCAGCAACATGTGTCCTCTGACTTTGTACTTTGGCTAGATGCAGATGAACGGGTCACTCCAGAACTAAAAAAAGAAATCATAGATGTTATAGAAACAGCCCTACCAAAGACTGCCTACAAGATAAATCGACTAAGCGATGCATTTGGTAAAGTAATTCACCATTCCGGCTGGTCGCCTGACTGGGTAGTTAGGCTCTATAATATAAAGGATGGCAGATACAATAGTGCACTCGTGCACGAGAAAGTGATTCTTGACAACGACATTACAGTTCAAAAACTCAATGGTCGATTACTCCACTTCACTTATGACAACCTGCATCACTATATCAATAAAACGACTGGTTACTTGAAAGCTTGGACAGACGAACGTGAAGGAAAGAAAAAAGCAAGCCTATCTACAGCTTTACTCCATGCGTTAGGTTGTTTCGTAAAAATGTATATCATTAAGCGAGGCTTTCTCGACGGGAAACATGGGTTTATTCTTGCTTGGTTAGCAACTCATTCAACTTTTATCAAATACATCGATTTGTATCTACGATCAGAGCAGAAAAAATGA
- a CDS encoding glycosyltransferase family 2 protein, with product MKCSLIITTYNWKEALSAVLDSVTIQSTLPDEVIIADDGSKKDTAELVQQYQGSFPVPLIHSWHEDNGFRLSMSRNRAIAKACGDYIIMIDGDILLSPTFIESHVRAAKKQQFVQGGRALLGEEISERLMRTNSMPSLFSEDIRNRKNCISSPFLARIFSYIRNSDKATRGCNMAFWKSDVIDVNGFNQDFVGWGREDSEFVHRMLNKGTNRLYLKFAGIGYHLYHPENSRGSLPENDAILDNTINKKLTFCQNGINQFISEKGCD from the coding sequence ATGAAATGTAGTTTAATTATAACGACTTACAACTGGAAGGAAGCATTAAGCGCCGTTCTTGATAGTGTCACCATACAAAGCACACTACCAGATGAAGTCATAATTGCCGATGATGGTTCAAAAAAAGACACCGCAGAGTTAGTTCAACAATATCAAGGTTCTTTCCCGGTACCTCTTATTCATTCGTGGCACGAAGATAATGGCTTCCGTTTGTCCATGAGTCGAAATAGAGCAATAGCAAAAGCTTGCGGCGATTATATAATCATGATCGACGGCGATATTCTTCTTTCCCCAACATTTATTGAGTCACATGTTCGAGCGGCTAAAAAGCAACAATTTGTCCAAGGCGGTAGAGCTCTACTCGGTGAGGAAATCAGCGAAAGACTGATGCGAACAAATTCAATGCCATCACTATTTTCCGAAGATATTCGTAATCGTAAAAACTGCATATCAAGCCCTTTTCTTGCGAGAATATTTTCCTATATCCGGAACAGTGATAAAGCAACTCGCGGATGTAACATGGCTTTCTGGAAATCAGATGTCATTGATGTAAATGGTTTTAATCAAGATTTTGTTGGTTGGGGAAGAGAAGACAGTGAATTTGTACACCGTATGCTCAATAAAGGTACTAATAGACTATATTTGAAATTTGCTGGGATTGGTTATCACCTTTACCACCCAGAAAACTCGCGAGGTTCTCTGCCCGAAAACGATGCTATTCTTGACAATACAATCAATAAAAAACTGACTTTCTGTCAAAATGGAATCAACCAATTTATAAGTGAGAAAGGCTGTGACTAA
- the coaD gene encoding pantetheine-phosphate adenylyltransferase has product MTKKVIYPGTFDPITNGHLDIIERAAKMFDEVIIGVAASPSKKTMFSLPERVKLIEQATSHIGNTSVAGFSGLLVDFAKEQDANILIRGLRTTVDFEYEFGLTSMYRKLLPGIESVFLTPSEEYAFLSSTIVREVAIHGGDISGFVPSTVNTAIIYKVTK; this is encoded by the coding sequence GTGACTAAAAAAGTTATCTACCCTGGAACATTTGATCCTATCACTAACGGTCACTTAGACATCATTGAGCGTGCTGCAAAAATGTTCGATGAAGTGATAATTGGTGTGGCAGCTAGTCCTTCAAAAAAAACCATGTTCAGTTTACCAGAAAGAGTAAAGTTGATAGAGCAGGCAACTTCGCATATCGGCAATACTTCTGTTGCAGGCTTTAGCGGTTTATTGGTGGACTTTGCTAAAGAACAAGATGCAAATATCTTGATTAGAGGTTTAAGAACAACAGTAGACTTTGAATATGAGTTTGGTTTAACCAGTATGTATAGAAAGCTATTACCAGGTATTGAAAGTGTATTTTTAACACCATCTGAAGAGTATGCCTTTCTATCATCAACCATAGTTCGAGAAGTCGCCATTCATGGTGGAGATATCAGTGGGTTTGTCCCGAGCACAGTCAACACAGCTATAATCTACAAGGTTACGAAATGA
- a CDS encoding glycosyl transferase family 90, whose translation MSLTKFKYYVTHGLMSILPPAFFRYRAKKLLTDFGKKRREEVMSRVDYYNKLTNTFELNNEIQTVKNFKKTGGNTYYFDLLKVIKGFAPENRFSVLNGDIRHIPEQPSFLKSRPITGENQNCVVLKLNAIRHFQFVDDKLSFRDKKDMVAWRGVGFQPHRQVVIKQFYNHPMCNLGQTRPHEGQPWEKGFMSIEEQLQYKFLLAIEGNDVATNLKWSMSSNSLVLMSKPKYETWFMEGQLLAGHHYVELKNDYSDLPDKVRYFIDHPEEAEAIIRNANQWVEQFKDTKQERLISLLVAKKYFEKSGQPL comes from the coding sequence ATGAGCCTGACAAAGTTTAAGTACTATGTAACTCATGGACTAATGTCAATTCTTCCTCCAGCGTTTTTTCGTTATAGAGCTAAAAAATTGCTCACCGATTTTGGAAAGAAAAGACGTGAAGAAGTCATGAGTCGCGTTGATTATTACAACAAACTCACTAATACCTTTGAACTAAACAACGAAATACAAACTGTAAAAAACTTCAAGAAAACGGGAGGAAATACTTATTACTTCGATTTATTGAAAGTAATTAAAGGTTTTGCTCCTGAAAATAGATTTTCAGTTTTAAACGGTGATATTAGGCACATACCCGAACAGCCAAGCTTTTTAAAAAGCCGACCAATTACAGGTGAAAATCAGAACTGTGTTGTTTTGAAATTGAATGCAATTCGTCACTTCCAATTTGTTGATGACAAATTAAGCTTTAGAGATAAAAAGGATATGGTGGCATGGAGAGGCGTCGGTTTTCAGCCTCACAGACAAGTAGTGATCAAACAATTTTACAATCACCCAATGTGTAATTTAGGCCAAACTCGCCCCCATGAAGGCCAACCTTGGGAAAAAGGTTTTATGTCGATTGAAGAACAGCTTCAATACAAGTTTCTTTTGGCGATAGAAGGGAACGATGTAGCTACCAACCTAAAATGGTCGATGTCGTCAAACTCGCTAGTATTAATGTCTAAACCAAAATATGAAACTTGGTTTATGGAAGGTCAACTCCTTGCAGGGCATCACTACGTAGAACTAAAAAACGACTATTCAGATCTTCCTGACAAAGTTAGGTACTTCATTGACCACCCAGAAGAAGCAGAGGCCATAATCCGAAACGCAAACCAATGGGTCGAACAATTTAAAGATACAAAGCAAGAGCGCCTCATATCCTTACTTGTAGCTAAGAAGTACTTTGAAAAATCAGGACAACCGCTCTAA
- the mutM gene encoding bifunctional DNA-formamidopyrimidine glycosylase/DNA-(apurinic or apyrimidinic site) lyase: protein MPELPEVEVSRMGISPHLVGETIKTLTFRTPKLRWDIPQELKGLEGQVIRSISRRAKYLLIETDTGTAIVHLGMSGSLRILDADFPAAKHDHVDLKLTNGKVLRYNDPRRFGAWLWSAPDETHPVLLGSGPEPLTDDFTADYIAEKAAKRKVAVKQFIMDNKVVVGVGNIYANEALFSSRINPLRPASKVTKEEWLLLTKEIKQVLATAIKQGGTTLKDFAQADGKPGYFAQELQVYGKAGEKCPNCEALIQELKIGQRNTFFCEECQS from the coding sequence ATGCCTGAATTACCCGAAGTTGAAGTAAGCCGCATGGGGATCTCACCTCATTTAGTTGGCGAAACCATTAAAACCCTTACTTTTCGCACGCCTAAGCTACGTTGGGATATCCCACAAGAGCTAAAGGGATTAGAAGGGCAGGTGATTCGCTCTATCTCGCGTCGCGCAAAGTACTTATTGATCGAAACCGATACGGGCACTGCCATTGTTCACCTTGGTATGTCTGGTTCATTGCGTATATTAGATGCGGATTTTCCTGCGGCTAAGCACGATCACGTAGATCTTAAGCTCACGAATGGCAAAGTATTGCGTTATAACGATCCTCGCCGCTTCGGTGCATGGCTGTGGTCTGCTCCTGACGAAACTCATCCTGTATTGCTCGGCTCTGGTCCTGAGCCGCTAACTGATGACTTCACCGCAGACTACATCGCTGAAAAAGCTGCAAAGCGAAAAGTGGCCGTCAAACAGTTCATCATGGACAATAAAGTCGTAGTGGGCGTGGGAAACATCTACGCCAACGAAGCACTATTTTCTTCACGTATTAACCCTTTGCGTCCTGCAAGCAAAGTGACAAAAGAAGAGTGGCTCTTATTAACCAAAGAGATCAAACAAGTGCTCGCCACCGCGATTAAACAAGGCGGCACCACGCTAAAAGATTTCGCTCAAGCAGATGGTAAGCCGGGATATTTCGCTCAAGAACTGCAAGTCTATGGGAAAGCCGGTGAAAAATGCCCTAATTGTGAAGCTCTAATCCAAGAGTTAAAAATAGGGCAGAGGAATACGTTCTTTTGTGAAGAGTGCCAAAGTTAA
- the rpmG gene encoding 50S ribosomal protein L33: MAKGIREKIRLVSSAGTGHFYTTDKNKRNMPGKFEIKKFDPVVRQHVMYKEAKIK, translated from the coding sequence ATGGCTAAAGGCATTCGTGAGAAAATCCGTCTAGTATCTTCTGCTGGAACTGGTCACTTCTACACAACTGACAAGAACAAGCGTAACATGCCAGGCAAATTTGAGATCAAAAAGTTTGATCCAGTAGTTCGCCAGCACGTTATGTACAAAGAAGCTAAAATCAAGTAA
- the rpmB gene encoding 50S ribosomal protein L28: protein MSRVCQVTGKRPVTGNNRSHARNATKRRFLPNLQTHRFWVESEKRFVKLRLTAKGMRIIDKKGIDAVLVDIRARGENV, encoded by the coding sequence ATGTCCCGAGTATGTCAAGTAACTGGTAAGCGTCCAGTAACGGGTAATAACCGTTCACACGCACGCAATGCTACCAAGCGTCGTTTTCTGCCGAACCTACAAACTCACCGTTTCTGGGTAGAGAGCGAAAAACGTTTTGTTAAACTACGTCTAACTGCTAAAGGCATGCGTATTATTGATAAGAAAGGCATTGATGCTGTTCTTGTTGATATCCGTGCACGTGGCGAAAACGTTTAA
- the radC gene encoding RadC family protein — MPISKMPAESMPREKLLSRGPDSLSDAELLAIFLRTGTQGMNVLELSDKLIKDFGSLRSLFSATEAEFCAHKGMGQAKYVQLQAVLEMTQRYLAETLSRGDALTSPSHTKLYLSSILRDRQREAFYILFLDNQNRVIKDEVMFEGTIDAASVYPREVVKRALYHNAAALILAHNHPSGVAEPSQADRRITRRLTDALALVDIRILDHFVVGDGEVISFAERGWI; from the coding sequence ATGCCTATAAGTAAAATGCCTGCTGAATCGATGCCGAGAGAAAAACTACTGAGTCGAGGGCCTGATTCCCTGAGTGATGCAGAGCTGCTCGCGATATTTCTTCGAACCGGAACACAAGGAATGAACGTTTTAGAGCTATCTGACAAGTTGATCAAAGATTTTGGTTCGCTGCGTAGTCTTTTTTCAGCAACCGAGGCCGAGTTCTGTGCTCACAAAGGAATGGGGCAGGCAAAGTATGTTCAATTACAGGCTGTCTTGGAGATGACGCAACGTTATCTTGCAGAGACGTTATCTAGAGGCGATGCATTAACCAGCCCTAGCCATACCAAGTTGTATCTTTCGAGTATATTGCGTGATCGCCAGCGAGAAGCCTTCTATATATTGTTCCTAGATAATCAAAACAGGGTAATAAAGGATGAAGTGATGTTTGAAGGAACCATCGATGCTGCATCGGTTTATCCTAGAGAAGTCGTGAAAAGGGCGCTTTACCATAATGCAGCCGCGTTAATCTTGGCGCACAATCATCCTTCGGGTGTCGCAGAGCCTAGCCAAGCAGATAGGCGAATTACCCGCAGATTAACCGATGCATTGGCGCTGGTTGACATCCGAATCCTCGACCATTTTGTTGTCGGAGATGGCGAAGTAATCTCTTTTGCAGAGCGTGGATGGATTTGA